TTCCTTCTTGCTTTCCTGGCTTTCCGTGGTGAGCATGACGACCGGCAGAAACTTGCAATTGGGCCGGGTCTTGACTTCTTTGATCAGGCTGATGCCGTCCATGTTCGGCATGTTCAAATCTGTCAGAATCAAGTCGAACTTGGCGCCCGAGAGTTTGCCCAGCGCGTCTTTGCCATCCGAGGCTTCCTGGACCTCGTAGCCTGCACCGCGCAAGGTCATGGCCATCAGACTGCGCATGGACACTGCATCGTCAACAACAAGTATGGATTTTGGCATGCCGTCTATCTCCTGCATGGGTTTCAAGAAATCTGTTCCGCGATGTGTATGCCGTACAGCCTTGCGATATCTGCCAGGGCCTCGCCAGCATCATTCAGGCAGAAGGCCTTGCCGTACTCCCGGGCGGTCTGCCGCACGGAGAGCAGCAGCTGAAAATACGCCGTGTCCACGGCCAGAACATCCCCGGCGCCGACGGCAACCGTGGAAAACTCCAGACTGTCCCAATCAACAGCCTTCAGGAGCAGGGCATGGGCCTCGACCTCATAAATCAGGCATTCAGCCGGCAGCAGCACGCTCAGAATGCCCTGACTGGTTTCGATCCGCATCATGCCTCCTCGCGTTGCAATGTCGTGCATGCGGACTCCTCCGCAGCCAGTGCGTCCAGATCCAGCAGCAGCACCGGGGCGCCATCCCCGATTTTGGCCGCCCCCACGAGGTAGCGCCGGGACTTCTCCGGCAACCAGGATGCAGGCAGCGGCTCGACAGTGTCCCGCCGCACATCAAGGGGCTTCATGACCCTGTCCACAATCAGCCCGTTCATCTGGGCCCCCTGCCCTGCCACCAGCATGCGCGTCTCGTCCGTCCGGTTGGCCCTGGCCAGGCCCAGGCGTGCGCGCAGGTCCATGGCCGGGATGACCACCCCCCGCAAATTGACCAGGCCCTCGAAGTGGGGCAGCGTTCCGGGCACGGGCGTAATTGCTTCCGGCACGGTGATCTCCCGGACACTGTGCATGGGCGTGGCAAAAATCTCCTCCCCCAGGCCGAAGCAGACGTGGCGCTCCAGAACGGTGTCCGGTTCCAAGGCCTCCTGCGCCGCGCCATGTTCCAAATCTGCTGAATATGATTCCTCTCCCAGATGTTCCGGCAGCCGGCCCGCGAACAGGGCTTCCGGATTCAGCAACATGAGGAGCCCCCGGCCGTCGTGCGTGTGGATCGCTTCCGCACCGCACACCCCGGCCCCCTGTTCAGGCAGGACGAGAATGCGCCCCAGGCGTTCGGCTGCAATACCCAGGCGCATGCCGCCGTGCTCCAGCACAAAGAGGTAATGCCGGTGGGCTTGCGCCACGCTGGCGCTGGACTCCAGGAGCAGGCCAAGGTCGAACACAGCCAGGGTTTCGCCTTTATCCGCCATCAGCCCCAGCAGCCCCGGAAACGCCCAGGGCGGTGACAGGGCCTGGGTGTACGGACTGATTCTGACGATGGACTCCAGCCGCAGGGCGAATTCCCTGCCCGCCGCGGCAAAGGTCATCACCGTCATCATTGGGCTGGCGGGATTCCCGTCCCGTTCCCGGCCGCCAGCGGTCCGGGAGAGGGGGTGCTGCGACCTTCCGGTCACCGTCCTGACCTGCGCCGGGATATCGAAGGCGCACAAGGCATCCACGTTCAGCCAATAGACCATGCGCCCGGCCATCCCGTTGTGGAGCACCCCCCGGATACATTCGCGGGCGGCCCCCAGCTCCGGAATTGCCGACGTCTGGACCATGGCGCCGTCTTCGGCATCGATCATGGCCAGCACCTTGTCCAGGCGCAGGGCCATGGGGCCGCCATGCGGAGCCACCACCACGTGCTGGTGCGGGCTTGCGGTGTCCGATGCGCTGTCGAACCGCACTCCCCCGAGCCGCAGCCCCAGGTCCATGACGGGCATAATTTCGCCGCGCAGGTTGGCCAGGCCCAGGACGCAGTCTGGCGCACCAGGGGTTGCCGTGACAATCAGTTCGCTTTCTATGCTGCGCACGGCATTGGCAGGCATGGCCAGCAGCAGGCTGCCACACTCGACGATGAGTATTTTTTCCAACGCGTGCGCCATGTCAGTGCTCCAGCCGATGCATTGCCGAATCGATCAGCTCGCCAGGATCCAAGACCAGCAGTGCGCGTCCGTCGCCCAGGATGGAGGCTCCGGCCAGGCCCGGCAATCCTGCCAAAAAATCCGGCAGGGGCTTGATGACAAGCTCTTCCTGACGAAACAGGGCATCCACGGCCAGGCCGAGCCTGTCTTCCCCTTTTTGCAGGACGACAACGGGTATGTCCTCGTCCTGGGCGTCCCGCAGCGCATCGTCCAACGCATCCTTCCGGGCGTCGTCCCCGGAAGGGGCTTCTGCCGGGAGCACGCCCAGCAGTTCCGAGAGCGTCTCCAGCCCCAGGACTTCGCCGCGCAGGGTCATGGCCCGCTTTTTCATCATCGGCTTGATGCGGCTGTTGTTGATTTTCACGGTTTCCCGCACGGCTTCCACGGGAATGGCAAAGGTTTCCCTTCCCACCCCCACAAGCAGGACCTCCACCACCGCCAGCGTCAGGGGCAATTCCATGCGCAGGCGTGTGCCCTCGCCCACGCGGGAGTCGATGTGCACGTTGCCCTTGAGCTTACGCATGTTCGTGAGCACCACATCCATGCCCACGCCACGCCCGGAGATGGCCGTCACCTGGTCTGCGGTGCTGAAGCCCGGCTCGAAGATCAGCTGGATAATCTCTTCGCGAGTCAGCGTGGCTGCCCTGTCCGGAGTCACCAGCCCCTTGGCGACCGCCTTTTCGAGCACCGCGGCGCTGTCGATGCCTGCGCCGTCGTCCACCACCTCAATGACGATGGCGTTGCCCTCCTGGGCGGCTTTCAGGAGAATGGTGCCGCGCTCGGGCTTGCCATTCCTGACGCGCCATTCCGGGCTTTCGATGCCATGGTCTGCGGCGTTGCGGATAATGTGCATCAAGGGATCGCCAATTTCCTCGGCCACGCTCTTGTCTATTTCCGTGTCTTCGCCCTGGAGGATCAGGCTGATTTTCTTGTCGCTGCGCTGGGTGATATCGCGGATGATGCGCGGGAATTTCTGAAACACCGTGCGTACCGGGACCATGCGCATGTCCATGACACTTCGCTGCATGGCGTCCGAAATGCGGGCAATGCCCTGGCAGGCAACGCGCAGCTCGCGCAGGCCCGGCAGGTGTTTGCCTGCCTGGCGCTCCAGTCCCTTTTCCACATGCCCCAGCACATTCCTGGCCACGATGAGTTCACCCACAAGGTTCATGAACACATCCAGAATCTGCTGATTCACGCGCATGGTCTTGATGGCGGCATGCGGCTGCAGCTGGCGCTGGAGCTGGCCAGAACGTTGATCCGTGCCGGGATCCCCTGCATTTCCCGGGGCGGCCTCTTTCGTCGCAGCGGCCTCCTGTGCAAGGCCTGCCAGGAACAGCTTGATCCCCGAGAAACTTTCGCCGAGCTTCTCCAGCAAGGACGCAGAAAGCGCAATCTCGTTCTGGCGCAATGCGTCCAGGATATTTTCGATGTGGATCGCCGCCTCTTCCAACGAGTCAAAGCCCATGTATCGGGCCCCGCTTTTCATGGAGTGCGCGGCACGGAAGAACATGTCCAGCGTTGAACGATCTTCCCCTGCGCCCTTTTCCATGCGCTCAAGGCAAAGCTTCATGGTATCCGTGTGCTGGGCTGCGGAATCCAGAAAGATGGCCAGGGGCGCCACAGCCAAGGGCCCGGAAGCGGCAACGGCCCGTTCCGGCACGCCGAGGCGCTGTTTTTCGATGCGCAACCGCTCCACAAGGGCAGCTGCATCCCACGCGCTCCCCGGCTTTTCGACCATCCCCCGCAGCGCGTCCACGGTTTCAAAACAGACGTCCAGCAAGGCATCGGAAAAGGCAAACGCATCCATGCCGCGCACAGCGTCAAGGATTGATTCAAGCGCATGGGCCAGTTCGGCTATGTCCTGCAGGCCCACATACGATGCGGTCCCCTTGATGCTGTGAATGCGCCGAAAGAGTTCACCCAGGGCGGCACGGTCATCGCAGGCCTGGCCCAGCTTCAGCAGGGACTGCTCGGATTCGTCCAGGTTTTCTGACGCCTCCACCTGAAAATCCCTGAGCAGCCTGTCCGCCAATTCGTCGCTGACGGGCATGCCCCCACTCACTGACGCAGCGATGGGCACCTTAGCTATCTCTTTTTTCTTGCTGGGCATTCGTATAATCCTGGTCAGGCGAGGAGCATTTTGACTTTGGTCACCAGGGCCGCGGGTTGCGTTGGCTTCACCAGGTACACGTTGGCCCCGGCCTCCATGCCTTTCACCCTGTCCAGGGCTTCTTCTTCCGTGGAAATCATGATCACAGGCATGTCGCGGTAGCCATCCGTGGAGCGGATTCTGCGTGTCAACTCATAGCCATCCATCTTTGGCATGTTCACATCCGTGATGACCATGTGGAACTGTTCACGCAACAACAACTCAAGGGCAATATAGCCATTTTCCGCAGTGGCACATTGATATCCTGCCCCAGCAAGGATGTACTCATGCAGGCTCAAGACAATGTTTGAATCGTCAACAATTAATATTTTTGAGCACATCATGCATTCCTTATCGCGTAGCGCTTGTTGCAGGCTTCTTGTAACAAAGAAAATCCCCAACTCGTTCCAGCAGAAATGAGGCGGTGATGCGTCCCACAGATTCCGAATGGCCAAGAAAGACATACCCGCCTGGATTGAGCGCATCATACAGGCAGGAAAGAACCTTCTTCCTGGAATCATCATCAAAATAGATGAGTACGTTTCTGCAGAAGATGAAGTCGAATCCGCGTTTGCGGCGCATGGACACCCGATCCACCAGGTTCAGTTGCTCAAAGGTCACAGGCTGCATGGCGTTTGCAAGCAGCTGCCAGCCGTCCGCGGTGCGCTGGAAGTACTTTTGCCTGTACACAATGGGAGTTTCCTTGACGGAACGTTCGCTGTAGAGCCCGATGCGCGCATGCCGCAGGACATGGCGGTCAATGTCTGTTGCCAGGATTTCCGTGTCCCAATTGGCATAGTCTTCAATCATTTCCTGGAGGATGATGGACAGGGTGTACGGCTCCTCGCCCGTGGCGCACGCCGCGGACCAGATATTCATGGTGGCATCCCGGGCCCGGCGCTTGCGTTCGAGGTATTTCGGCAGCACCTCCTCAGCAAAACCACGCAGCTGTGGAAAATCGCGAAAGAAGTAGGTTTCGTTGATGGTGATTTCTTCGATAAAACAGGAAAGCTCCGTTTCCTTGTGCGAATAGAGCAACTCGTTGTAGTATTGCTGGAACGAGCTGCAACAACGAACCTGCATGCGCTGCGCAAGACGACTGGACAGAAAGTAATTCTTCTTCGGCTCGAAGTATATTCCAGTCTCTTTGTAGATGAGTGCTCGAATTCTTTCCAGATCGGCATCTGTCAGCAATGATTGCATGCGATGCTCCTATGCCAATCCGCAATGCATCAACGCAGTACGATGATAATACTGCGCCTCTGGCGAAAGCCGGGCGGTATTGATGGTTGCAAACGCCTTTTGGGCGGCCTCGCCTCCAATTCTGGCAATGGCGTGCAGAATGTTGCATTGCAGCCAGGCATGCGAGTCCAGGTGTTGCAGCAGCGCAGGCACGGCGCCTTTGTACCCAACCCTGCCGATGGCTTCGGCTGCTGCGCCGGCCACATTGGGGTTGGGATCGTCAAGCATGCGCACGAAGAGAGCTTCTGCGTCGATCTCGCTGACCTCCCCTATCTTGCCCAGAATATCCACGGCGAATTTGCGAATGTCCGAGACGGGCGAGGTGCAGCAGGCTGTCAGCTCCTCCAGCGCATCCAGACTGAGCGCTTCCAGTATTTCAAAGCTGATATTGCGCAGGGGCACCTCTTCTGAAGCCATGAGCGGAACCACGCGCCGGGCAGTTTCGCGCCCGCCGATGACTCCCAGGGCCTCGGCCGCCGCCTCGCGCACAGCCACCACCGGATCTTCCAGGGCCGTGACAAGCGCCGGCACTGCCCCTTCCAGGCCCAGGGATCCCAAATCCTCAGCCGCGTAACGGCGCACTGTTTCGTCGCCGGTCTGGAGATTGTGAACGAGCCGATCAAGCTCTTGCATTCATCGCCTCCTGGGTCATCCTAGGATGTGACCAGACTGATAATCTTGCTTGCAATGGCTTGCACAGGCAGCACAAATTCCGCTCCGCCCAGACGTATGGCCTCGGCAGGCATGCCGAAGACCACTGCTGTTTCTTCCGACTCGGCGATGGTCCGCCCGCCTGCCTTGCGTATGGCGGCCATGGCCCGGGCGCCGTCGTTGCCCATGCCGGTCATGAGCACGGCAATGATATTGCCGCCGTAACACTCCAGCACCGATTCCATGGTCACATCCACCGAGGGCTTGTGCAGGGTCTCTGCAGGCTGCTCTGAGAGTCTGACCATGAACCCCGGCTTGCCTGCGCCCCTGGGCGCCAGGGTCATATGCACGTCTCCCGGCGCCAGGTAGCCGTGGTTGGGCTCGATGATGTCTGCGCGCTGCGCCTCCTTGAACGGGAAGGCGCAGTTGCTGTTCAGGCGCTGTGCAAAGGAGGTGGTGAAGCTCCCGGGCATGTGCTGGATGACGATGACGGGCACGCCAAAATCCGCCGGCAGTTGCGGAAGGACATCCATGATCGACTTGGGACCACCAGTGGACAGGCCAATGACCACAATTTTGTTCGCAGGGCTGGCCGGAGTGGTTACCCTGGGAGTGCGCGCCGGAGTGGGACGCGGGCGCGCTTGCGGCTGGGCCTTCTTGCGTCTGCCGGCGCGTCCGATATTGACGCTGGCTGCCGCACGGATTTTGAAGATGATCTCTGCAGCAATCTGATCCATGTTCTTGGAGATGGTCCCCCCGGGCTTGGCCACAAAATCCACCGCGCCCAGCTCCAGGGCCTCGTATGTCGTCAGCGCGCCTTCCCGGGTCAGGGAACTGATCATGACCACAGGCCGGGGCGATTCCATCATGATGTACTGCAGGGCCGTCAGGCCATCCATGACGGGCATGTTGATATCCAGGGCCACCACGTCCGGTTCCAGCTCCTTGGCCTTGTCCACGGCCTCGCGTCCGTCCTTGGCCACGCCAATGACCTCGATCTCCCCGGAGCTTTCCATGATTTTTTTGATTTCCCTGCGCATGAGCGCCGAGTCGTCGGCAATCAGGACCTTGACCTTTCGCATGTACCGTCCTCACAAAGTGATGGAGTGAAGGCCACCCCGAACAGACCGCGCACGCTACAGCAACACGCGCTTGCCATTGGTCAATTTGACTTCAATGGCGCCACTGCCCACATCAAAGAACACGCTGCGGCCGAAGGCGCCGCCCACGGATTGCGCCGCAACATGCAAGCCCAGTGTGCGCAGCACCTCCGTCACACTGGTCAGAATTCCTGTGGGGAGCTGACCCATGAAGCCCACTTCGCAGCCCTCGAACATGTTGCCGGCCCCCGCGAGACGCACGGACATGTGCTCGCGCCGCGCGCCTCGGCGTTCCATGGGGAGCAGAAGCCCCACCAGGGCGGTGTCGGCATATAATCCTGGCGAGTGTGCGGCCTCTTGCACGTCCAGCGAGGAGGACGGCATGGGGATGTGCGCCATGCCGCCCAGCTTGCGCGCCTGGTCCCAGAGGCAGGCCACCACGCACGAGCCCACCCCCCTGGCCACCAGCAGGCCGGCATTGCGAGCCATCTTGAATTCGCCCGTCAGGACTACCTGTTCCGGACCCATATTCTTTCTCCGGACCGCCGTCTGGTCATTGCGCCACCACGGTTGCCCGGCCCTTGCCTGACCTGGCTTTTTCCTTTCCCCCTGCTGCAGCCGACCGTTCAGCCTCGCCAGGGCGGTCACCAGCAGGGGTGTCCGCAGCCAGTTCCATGAGTTCGAGCCCTTCCTCGCCGGAGAGGATGGAGTCCACATTCAAGAGGATGATGATGCGTTTGCCTTTGTTCAGTTTGCCCAGACCGTCGATGAATCGTTTGTCCGGGCTGCTGCCGGAGAGGACCGAAGGCGGCGGTTCGATGTCTTTCTTGGCCATGCGCAGCACCTCGGACACGGAATCCACGATGACGCCGGTTGTCCGTCCCTGGATGCTGAGCACGACAATGCGGTTCTGTTCCGTGCGCTCGCCTTTCTCCAGGTTGAATCTGGTGCGCATGTCGATGACCGGAAGGACGTTGCCCCGCAGATTCACGATGCCTTCCACAAAGTCCGGAGCCTTGGGCACCGTGGTGATTTCCTCGATGCGGATGATCTCCTGCACGCGCATGATATCGATGCCGTATTCCTCGTGCGCGACATGAAAGCAGACCAGCTGGGCTTCGTCGTCGATTTCCTGGGCGGCCTTGAGCTCGTGTCTCGTGGCGCTGCCTGCGGTGGCCGCCACCTCTTGCCGCTCTTCGTCCGAAAGCAGGCGGGCGGCGTCCAGGAGCATGAGCAGACGTTCCCCCTTGTTCAGCTTGCCCACACCCTTGAGCCGGGAGGCATCTTCCGAGTTGATGATGGCGGGCGGGAGTTCGATGCTGGATTTTGGCAGACGCATGACCTCGGATACGGAATCGACCTGAATGCCTGTGAGCACTCCGTCCAAATCCAGCACCACGATGCGCCGGGCGTCGATCTCGTCATCATCCACGGCCGCGCTGCCACCAACTGCGGACGCCGTCTCGTCCGCCTCCAGGCCGAATCTGGTGCGCAGGTCCATGATGGGCAACAGCCGGTTGCGCAAGGACATCACGCCCTTGATGAAATCCGGCGCCTTGGGCACGGTGGTGATTTCCGTGACGCGGATGATCTCCTGCACCTGCATGATATCGATGGCGAATTCCTCTTCGGCAAGCCTGAAGGTCACCATCAGCTCTTCCTCTTCCAGGGCCTTGCTTTCCACCATCCCGGTGCGGCCGGCCTTGGCAGTGGTGCCCTTGGCTCCCGTGGCCCCCATGGCCGCCGGTATGAGCATGTCCGCATCCAGGATCATCACCAGGCGGTTGCCATTGCCGATTTTGGCCACTCCCCGCAGGTACTGGCCTTCGATGCCAGCCACCACCTTGGGCGGGACCTCGATGATCTTATCGTCAATGTGCAGCACCTCGGACACGGAATCCACAATGATGCCTGTGGACGTGCCGCCGCAATCCAGAACCACCACGCGGGTGGAATCGTCCATCTCCTTGGAATCCATCCCCAGACGCTGACGCAGGTTGATGACCGGCAGGATGCTGCCGCGCAGGTTGGCAATGCCATTCATGTAGCTGGGCGTATTGGGCACCTTGGTAATGACCGGCGGTCGCACGATCTCCTGGACCAGGCCGATGGGAAACGCCAGCTCTTCGCCAGAGAGCGAAAAGGTCACAAGCTGACCTTCCCCGGTTTCCACGATCAGTTCTTCTTTCGTCATAAGGCTCTCCCCGGACAATGCCGATTAGGCCGCCTGCAGTTCGTCTGCGAGTGCCGAGATATCCTCAATGGCCTGGCTGAGTTCCTGCATTCCCTTGGCCTGCTCGGTCGCACTGGCCGACGCCTGCTGGGCGGCGCTGGAACCCTGCTGGGCCGCGGAAGCAATCTGGTCCACGCCCTGCTGCGCCTGTTCCACGGCGAGTGCAGCCTGCCCTGTATTGCTCTGAATGCTGACGATGCCCACGCGCACCTCGCCGATCTCTTTCTCGATGCGCAACAAATCCGCAGTGGATTTTTTGGCATTGTGCGCGTCTTTGTTGGCCATGGAACCCAGTTCGAGGATGTCCCTGGAGACGATGAGCACCTGATCCTGGATGGAGCGCACGAGGTCTTTGATCTTTTCCGCGTTCTGTTCCGAATCGTTGGCCAGGGTGCGGATGTCGGAGGCCACGACGGCAAAGCCCTTGCCGTATTCACCGGCCCGCGCGGCTTCAATGGCGCCGTTCACGGCCAGCATGTTCGTCTGCATGGCCACGTTGGTGATGGCATCCACGATCTTGTCGATCTGGCGCACACGCACTTCGAGGCTCTTCACATTTTCAGCCGACGTGGTGCTGACGTTGGCGCTGGTGCTGATGCCCACAATGAGGTTGTCCACCGCGACCTTGCTTTCGGTCAGCAGCGTGACCATGTTGACGACCTTTTCCAGGGCATCCACAGCCTTCTGGGCGATCTCCTGGCTTTGGCGATTCACCTGGGTGATGGCCGAGGAGGATTCTTCCGCAGCAGCGCTCTGCTGTTCCGCGCCCTTGGCAATCTGGCGGATGGCGCTCATGATCTGCTGGGAGGCGGCATTGGCCTGGGAGATGGTGGCGGAGAGTTCCTCGGCCGTGGCGGCGAGCTGCTCGCTGGATTTTTCGGAATCCGTATTGACCTTGAGGTCTTCAGCCATCTGGGCCAACTCTTCGGTGGCGGTTTCGATATCCTTCATGGCCTTCATCTGCTCGGCCGTGGAGGTCGATGCCTGGGCCGCTGCGCTGGCGGCTTCTTCTGAGGCCGAGGCAATGATTTCCGTGCCCTTGAGGAACTGCACAATGGCCGTGGCCACGCTGGCGCTCATGTCGTTGATAAAGGCGCACTCGCCCTGCAGCTGCTTCATGTCCGCTTCAATCTGAGTCAGCTGCGCAGTGACGGCGCGGCCCTTTTCCACCTCTTCCTTGCCGGTGTTGCCCGCTTCTTCCGCATCCCTGGCCACCACGCGCACGTCCTTCTGGATCTCGGAAATCAGCTCGCGGATCGAACGGGCCGATTTTTCCGCGCCCTCGGCCAGGTTGCGGACCTCGTCCGCCACCACGGCAAAGCCACGGCCATGCTCGCCTGCACGCGCTGCCTCAATGGCGGCGTTCAGAGCCAGCAGGTTGGTCTGATCCGCAATGCCTGCCACGGTCTTGACCACTTGGCCAATCTCGTCCGCCTGCTTTTCCAACTCGGAAATGAGCCTGGCAGACTGGACGTTCCGGTCCGCTGAAAGGCCTACATTGGCGATGATGGCTTCAATGTCTGCCGAGGTCTGGCGCACCAGCTCCTGCAGCGCATTGGTCTTTTCCATGGAGGCCTGGGCAACCTCGCTGGTGTTCTTGGCGGTAATGTTGAGCCGCTGGGCCGCGGTTTGCCCTTGCTGGGCCGCGGCGCTGGCCTGGGTGGCTCCGGAGGAAATCTGCTCCATGGCCTTGTCCAGCTGCTCGGCCGCGGCGTTGGCCTGAGCGATGCCGCTGGCAAGCTCTTCCGTAGCCGAGGCAATGCGTTCGGCCACCTGCTGCCGTTTGGCGGCGGTGCGGCTGGCTGCCCGCTGGGCCGCCCGCTCCTTGGCAATACGGCGCTTTTCCACAAGATCTTGCGCCGCGTTCCGATCGGCCTCGGCATATCCTGGTGTGCGCCGCTGATTTGCTGCACTCGGGGGGGGAGCCAGTTTTGCCATCAGAGAATCCTCCACTTGTCCTAGGTGAATTGCATGAGCCGGCTTACGATTATCGATATCAAGATATCGTCTCAAAGAACCCGGACGCCTTTTTTCACAGCCTCCTCGACAACACTGCCCAGAAGCTCCGCAGAAAAAGGCTTGAGCAAGAAAAATGTGGCCTGCGCCACGCGCGCCGCCCTTTCCGTGCACTCCGAATCATCGCTTGTAATGATGATTGCCGGGATTCGGGGCGTCCCCATGGTCTCCGCGAGTTGCGTCAGCTCCTGCAGAATCTCCAGGCCGCTCACCTTGTCCATGAACACGTCCAACACCAGCAAATCATAGGTGTTCGTGGCCATGAGCTTGAGCACGTCCTCTCCATTGGGGACCACTTGCACCTCGTGCCCCATGGCGCTGAGCGCGTGGGCAATGATCTTGCGGTAAAACAGATCATCGTCAGCAACCAGAATGTTCGCCATAGGCACCTCCATGCATGAGGTCCCGCAAAGCAAGACCTGCGCCAGGATCGGCCTATGCATTTTAGTCTATTATTTAAGGGCAATAACGAGCAGTATTCGCCCGTCTTCCGGGGGAGGGGCCACAGAATGGAGGTACAAAAACCTCCACTGCGAGGCATACAGCAAAAAATAAGAGTAACTATTCCACCGAAGAAGATCTGATTAAATGCAGAGGCATAGACTATGATTGAATTTCTGCGGACTGTTATTGGAATATGCAACAAAAATGGTGGCATTTTTGCCACCCGCGCATGCGCCGTATTCGTGCGCAGGCCCACCACGCCACACGATTGCGCCGCAGACCTCTTCGGTCCGCGTGGAGGCAAATTTGCCTCCCAGGCAACGAGGATAGCCCTCCCCCACTTCCCAACGCCATTATTTCAGACCATTTTGCCTTTGAAACGAGCTCTCGGGGGAACTCCTTCGCAACGGCTTGTTATTCTTATTCCATACTAAATTACTGGATTGTAAAAGAGAGGAGCACCTCGCCCAAAAGGGTCCCCGTTCTCGCACGGATCTTGTTTCCAAAAACAATACAATGCCTCAGAAACAGGAAAGACTGAATCTACAACGCCTATCTGGAATACCACACCAAAAAAGGGCCTGGATCTGTGATCCAAGCCCTTGAAATACCCGTGGTGGAGACGAAGGGATTTGAACCCTCGACCTACGCGTTGCGAACGCGCCGCTCTCCCAACTGAGCTACGTCCCCACGAAGCAAGGGTTCTTATCCGATGCATCGCCCCAAGACAAGCGAAATATTGCGGCGGCTGTCGGCCCCCGCCGTGGGGCATCGCGCCACCGCAGCCGTCAGCGGCGGCGGAACTCCCACAGGCTGGCCGGCACGCCGCCGGCGGGCCAGTTGCGGGCATGGACTTTGGCCGCGTAGGCCTTGGAGGCATCGAACCCGCGGCGGTGCATGGCTTCGATGAACGGGCGATACACGGCGCGGTCTGGCTCGGCAATCCAGGCCACGCCCTCGGGGGCCACCACGCGATCCAGAAAATCGGCCACGGGCGGGATGAAGCGGTGCTCGTACACCACATCCCCGGCCCAGACCACGTCGAACACCCGTTTGCGGAAGGCCGGGGCGCGCCAGTCCATACACAGCCAAGCCGGGGCGCGGCCGTCAAGGTGCGCCTGATTTTCTACCGTGTTGCGCCGGGCAAAGGCCAGGGCATCGGCCTCGTAATCCATGGCCGTCACCCGGGCGCCCAGGCGGCTGCCCACCAGGGCCGTAAAGCCCAGGCCACAGCCGAGGTCCAGACAGCGGCGGCCGCAGATGCGCGACTGACTGCGCTCCAGCCACTGGGCCAGGAGATAGCTGGAGGGCCACAGCTCCGTCCAGTACGGCAGGCGTTCGTCCGCTTCAAATTGCCGGCGGCGGCGCAGGGCCGCGGGGTCTGTGTCCAGCAGGTCATCGTCTTCTTCATCGTCGGCCAGACGGTCCCAGAGGGTTTCCAGGTCCGCCAGGCTGGCGAGCTGCCAGCGCACGCCGGCGGCCTCCACGGTGAAGCATCTGCAGTCGTCGTATGCGTTCATGCGGCCGTGCTAACGGAAGACCGGGCGCAGCGCAATGCGCGGCCATCAATCCTGGGGCTGGGACATGAGGTAAAAGCCGAGATCCGCATCCCTGGCCGGCGCATTGGTGAACCGACCATGGATTACCTGCCGGCTGATCCCCGTAATCTCAAGCTCCCGGGTGATGGTGGGCCGCAG
This sequence is a window from Megalodesulfovibrio gigas DSM 1382 = ATCC 19364. Protein-coding genes within it:
- a CDS encoding response regulator; protein product: MPKSILVVDDAVSMRSLMAMTLRGAGYEVQEASDGKDALGKLSGAKFDLILTDLNMPNMDGISLIKEVKTRPNCKFLPVVMLTTESQESKKEEGRQAGAKAWIVKPFKPETLLGVVKKILG
- a CDS encoding CheR family methyltransferase, translating into MQSLLTDADLERIRALIYKETGIYFEPKKNYFLSSRLAQRMQVRCCSSFQQYYNELLYSHKETELSCFIEEITINETYFFRDFPQLRGFAEEVLPKYLERKRRARDATMNIWSAACATGEEPYTLSIILQEMIEDYANWDTEILATDIDRHVLRHARIGLYSERSVKETPIVYRQKYFQRTADGWQLLANAMQPVTFEQLNLVDRVSMRRKRGFDFIFCRNVLIYFDDDSRKKVLSCLYDALNPGGYVFLGHSESVGRITASFLLERVGDFLCYKKPATSATR
- a CDS encoding HEAT repeat domain-containing protein, whose protein sequence is MQELDRLVHNLQTGDETVRRYAAEDLGSLGLEGAVPALVTALEDPVVAVREAAAEALGVIGGRETARRVVPLMASEEVPLRNISFEILEALSLDALEELTACCTSPVSDIRKFAVDILGKIGEVSEIDAEALFVRMLDDPNPNVAGAAAEAIGRVGYKGAVPALLQHLDSHAWLQCNILHAIARIGGEAAQKAFATINTARLSPEAQYYHRTALMHCGLA
- a CDS encoding response regulator, which translates into the protein MMCSKILIVDDSNIVLSLHEYILAGAGYQCATAENGYIALELLLREQFHMVITDVNMPKMDGYELTRRIRSTDGYRDMPVIMISTEEEALDRVKGMEAGANVYLVKPTQPAALVTKVKMLLA
- a CDS encoding chemotaxis protein CheW → MAHALEKILIVECGSLLLAMPANAVRSIESELIVTATPGAPDCVLGLANLRGEIMPVMDLGLRLGGVRFDSASDTASPHQHVVVAPHGGPMALRLDKVLAMIDAEDGAMVQTSAIPELGAARECIRGVLHNGMAGRMVYWLNVDALCAFDIPAQVRTVTGRSQHPLSRTAGGRERDGNPASPMMTVMTFAAAGREFALRLESIVRISPYTQALSPPWAFPGLLGLMADKGETLAVFDLGLLLESSASVAQAHRHYLFVLEHGGMRLGIAAERLGRILVLPEQGAGVCGAEAIHTHDGRGLLMLLNPEALFAGRLPEHLGEESYSADLEHGAAQEALEPDTVLERHVCFGLGEEIFATPMHSVREITVPEAITPVPGTLPHFEGLVNLRGVVIPAMDLRARLGLARANRTDETRMLVAGQGAQMNGLIVDRVMKPLDVRRDTVEPLPASWLPEKSRRYLVGAAKIGDGAPVLLLDLDALAAEESACTTLQREEA
- a CDS encoding STAS domain-containing protein, translating into MMRIETSQGILSVLLPAECLIYEVEAHALLLKAVDWDSLEFSTVAVGAGDVLAVDTAYFQLLLSVRQTAREYGKAFCLNDAGEALADIARLYGIHIAEQIS
- a CDS encoding chemotaxis protein CheA; translated protein: MPVSDELADRLLRDFQVEASENLDESEQSLLKLGQACDDRAALGELFRRIHSIKGTASYVGLQDIAELAHALESILDAVRGMDAFAFSDALLDVCFETVDALRGMVEKPGSAWDAAALVERLRIEKQRLGVPERAVAASGPLAVAPLAIFLDSAAQHTDTMKLCLERMEKGAGEDRSTLDMFFRAAHSMKSGARYMGFDSLEEAAIHIENILDALRQNEIALSASLLEKLGESFSGIKLFLAGLAQEAAATKEAAPGNAGDPGTDQRSGQLQRQLQPHAAIKTMRVNQQILDVFMNLVGELIVARNVLGHVEKGLERQAGKHLPGLRELRVACQGIARISDAMQRSVMDMRMVPVRTVFQKFPRIIRDITQRSDKKISLILQGEDTEIDKSVAEEIGDPLMHIIRNAADHGIESPEWRVRNGKPERGTILLKAAQEGNAIVIEVVDDGAGIDSAAVLEKAVAKGLVTPDRAATLTREEIIQLIFEPGFSTADQVTAISGRGVGMDVVLTNMRKLKGNVHIDSRVGEGTRLRMELPLTLAVVEVLLVGVGRETFAIPVEAVRETVKINNSRIKPMMKKRAMTLRGEVLGLETLSELLGVLPAEAPSGDDARKDALDDALRDAQDEDIPVVVLQKGEDRLGLAVDALFRQEELVIKPLPDFLAGLPGLAGASILGDGRALLVLDPGELIDSAMHRLEH